A window of Mytilus edulis chromosome 10, xbMytEdul2.2, whole genome shotgun sequence contains these coding sequences:
- the LOC139493222 gene encoding uncharacterized protein — MSGRKRPRKQKIDNSRNWPKETYLEKLKEMGIGVNATWKVEMLRQLYLANKTKTPSITIPETSNQPPVNELQNSTNTNLNDQEVGLYHPSTLPVVNDTHIHTPGNTPNLNSEVLFRESAAAFTSATETLSNIAKLLLKTSNTENVTEKEVTTPTLESAIRCSNSRPTDSAPEATSTGKVYYAEDLPKMDFVAPSIKKQIIEDLPKSSTSSRDSTHSVSEILASNVELNAKVKNLIHNSIASSTRSQYEHGFKSYKNFLCLSGFKWDDKTDMPPLTEDILMHYATHCHENLKIKCSTIKMYICGLRYIYLQSGVQCLFTDCCSSKLLRLENIYRGIKKQEVKSSRKRLPLTYDIIKNMITTLHKGIFSPFVTALIEAACVVAYFGFLRCGELTVNTDFDASCNLCLEDITFEEDYAILHLKTSKTDPFRS; from the exons ATGAGTGGTAGAAAGAGGCCACGTAAGCAAAAAATTGATAATAGTAGAAATTGGCCAAAAGAAACATATCTGGAAAAATTAAAAGAGATGGGTATCGGGGTCAATGCAACGTGGAAGGTAGAAATGCTTCGCCAGTTGTATTTggctaataaaacaaaaactccgTCTATAACAATTCCTGAAACATCTAATCAGCCTCCCGTTAATGAGTTGCAAAACTCTACAAATACGAATTTGAATGATCAAGAAGTAGGATTATATCACCCGTCAACGCTTCCTGTCGTTAATGATACGCATATTCATACGCCAGGTAACACACCTAATCTTAACAGTGAGGTACTCTTCAGGGAATCTGCGGCAGCCTTTACTTCAGCAACAGAAACTCTTTCAAATATCGCTAAGCTCTTGTTAAAAACTTCAAATACAGAAAATGTTACCGAAAAGGAAGTAACAACACCTACACTTGAATCTGCAATAAGATGTTCTAATAGCCGACCAACAGATTCCGCTCCCGAGGCTACATCGACAGGAAAAGTGTACTACGCCGAAGATCTCCCAAAGATGGATTTCGTTGCACCTTCCATCAAAAAGCAGATAATAGAAG ACCTTCCAAAAAGCAGCACCAGCAGCAGAGACAGTACCCACTCCGTGTCCGAAATCTTGGCAAGTAATGTGGAATTAAATGCAAAAGTTAAAAATTTAATTCACAACTCCATCGCAAGCAGTACGCGTTCGCAGTACGAACATGGATTTAAATCATACAAAAACTTTTTGTGTCTCTCCGGTTTTAAGTGGGATGATAAAACAGATATGCCACCTCTAACGGAAGATATTTTAATGCATTACGCTACACATTGTCACGAAAATCTTAAGATAAAATGttctacaataaaaatgtacatttgCGGTTTAAGATACATATATCTTCAATCCGGAGTACAGTGTTTATTCACTGACTGTTGCTCTTCAAAACTGCTTAGGTTAGAAAATATTTACAGAGGTATTAAAAAACAAGAAGTAAAGAGTTCCCGAAAAAGATTACCGCTAACTTatgatataattaaaaatatgataaCAACGCTTCATAAGGGAATATTTTCGCCATTTGTAACTGCACTTATTGAGGCAGCTTGTGTCGTTGCTTACTTCGGATTTCTCCGCTGTGGTGAATTAACCGTCAACACGGACTTCGATGCATCTTGCAATCTATGTTTAGAAGACATCACTTTCGAGGAGGATTACGCAATCTTACATTTAAAGACGTCTAAAACAGACCCTTTCAGAAGTTGA